A part of Variovorax sp. HW608 genomic DNA contains:
- a CDS encoding sigma-54 interaction domain-containing protein: MPPATAAPPALPLDADSILALAARSMFHLFSSISQGMFLVDRTGRIVWVNEGYRRFLPALGFSSIDQFLGHMVEDVIPNTQMRRVLETGEPILVDLLTNKAGTFVVSRIPLREEGEGAAPGKVIGAIGIVLFDHPETTLQPLISKFALLQRDLEDARRELASQRNNPLYQQSADGQRRSKYTFASFIGSSPAAVEVKRHARRAAQSSSPVLLLGETGTGKELLAHAIHAASARAQGLFVSVNIAAVPDTLLEAEFFGVAPGAFTGADRKAREGKFKLADGGTLFLDEIGDMPLGLQAKLLRALQEGEIEPLGSNKLVPFDARVIAATSRDLAALVREGRFREDLYYRLNVLPVRVPPLRERRGDIPALVEALAEDMALRSGEAPPELTPDALALLAAQHWRGNIRELRNVLEQVTMRSDSQRIDAAQLERILREAGQENIAPPTRVQAEPATEAEERALLLRPLAQQVAELERKAIAAAMAETGGNKLATSRLLGISRATLYERLENPD, translated from the coding sequence ATGCCGCCCGCCACTGCCGCTCCACCCGCTCTGCCGCTCGACGCCGACAGCATCCTCGCGCTCGCCGCGCGCTCGATGTTCCATCTGTTCTCGAGCATCAGCCAGGGGATGTTCCTGGTCGATCGCACCGGGCGGATCGTGTGGGTCAACGAGGGCTACCGGCGTTTTCTGCCGGCGCTGGGTTTCTCGTCGATCGACCAGTTCCTCGGCCATATGGTCGAGGATGTGATCCCCAACACGCAGATGCGCCGCGTGCTCGAAACCGGCGAGCCGATCCTGGTCGACCTGCTGACGAACAAGGCGGGGACGTTCGTGGTGAGCCGGATTCCGCTGCGCGAGGAAGGCGAGGGCGCCGCGCCGGGCAAGGTGATCGGCGCGATCGGCATCGTGCTGTTCGACCACCCGGAAACGACGCTGCAGCCCCTGATCAGCAAGTTCGCGCTGCTCCAGCGCGACCTCGAAGACGCGCGGCGCGAGCTGGCGAGCCAGCGCAACAACCCGCTCTACCAGCAGTCGGCGGACGGGCAGCGGCGGTCCAAATACACCTTCGCGAGCTTCATCGGCAGCAGTCCCGCCGCGGTGGAGGTCAAGCGCCATGCGCGGCGCGCGGCGCAATCGTCGAGTCCGGTGCTGCTGCTCGGCGAAACCGGCACCGGCAAGGAACTGCTCGCGCACGCGATCCACGCGGCTTCGGCGCGGGCGCAGGGCCTTTTCGTCAGCGTGAACATCGCGGCCGTGCCCGACACGCTGCTCGAAGCCGAGTTCTTCGGCGTTGCGCCCGGCGCGTTCACCGGCGCGGACCGCAAGGCGCGCGAAGGCAAGTTCAAGCTGGCGGACGGCGGCACGCTGTTCCTCGATGAAATCGGCGACATGCCGCTGGGCCTGCAGGCCAAGCTGCTGCGCGCGTTGCAGGAAGGCGAGATCGAGCCGCTGGGTTCGAACAAGCTGGTGCCGTTCGATGCCCGCGTGATCGCGGCCACTTCACGCGATCTGGCGGCGCTGGTGCGCGAAGGGCGCTTCCGCGAGGACCTGTACTACCGCCTCAACGTGCTGCCGGTGCGCGTGCCGCCGCTGCGCGAGCGCCGCGGCGACATCCCCGCGCTGGTGGAAGCCTTGGCTGAAGACATGGCGCTGCGCAGCGGCGAGGCGCCACCCGAACTGACGCCCGATGCTCTCGCGCTGCTCGCGGCGCAGCACTGGCGCGGCAACATCCGCGAGCTGCGCAACGTGCTGGAGCAGGTGACCATGCGCAGCGATTCGCAGCGCATCGATGCGGCGCAGCTCGAACGCATCCTGCGCGAAGCCGGGCAGGAGAACATCGCGCCGCCGACCCGTGTCCAGGCCGAGCCCGCCACCGAGGCGGAGGAGCGCGCCTTGCTGCTGCGGCCGCTCGCGCAGCAGGTCGCCGAACTGGAACGCAAGGCAATCGCCGCCGCGATGGCCGAGACCGGCGGCAACAAGCTCGCGACCTCGCGGCTGCTCGGGATCTCGCGCGCGACACTCTATGAACGTCTGGAAAACCCTGACTGA
- a CDS encoding efflux RND transporter periplasmic adaptor subunit, producing the protein MKRMKKRSTLIVIALVVLVLAGAGFWLARGKSGGERKPAASTARPTLTVTVARPETSELNVTLSANGNVAAWQEASVGSEANGLRLAEVRVNVGDAVRKGQVLAVFSGDSVDADVAQARASLAEARATAADAAGTAARARTLQATGAMSQQQINQYTTAEQTAKARVEAAEAVLAAQQVRGRNTKVVAPDDGVISSRTATVGSVVSAGTELFRLIRQGRLEWRAEIMSADLGRITVGTPAVVVSATGATVDGKVRSVAPTVDPQTRAALIYVDIPDVQQNTGIKAGMFARGDFMLGRSHAVTVPLASVVPRDGFNHLLLMQPDSRVSMLRIETGRRVADRVEITTPLPPDARVVVQGAGFLNDGDLVRVVDALPANPANGAAK; encoded by the coding sequence ATGAAAAGAATGAAGAAGCGTTCCACCCTCATCGTCATCGCATTGGTCGTGCTGGTTCTCGCCGGCGCGGGCTTCTGGCTCGCGCGCGGCAAGTCCGGCGGCGAGCGAAAGCCAGCCGCATCGACGGCCCGGCCCACGCTGACCGTCACCGTCGCCAGGCCGGAGACCAGCGAGCTCAACGTCACGCTCTCGGCCAACGGCAACGTCGCGGCGTGGCAGGAAGCCAGCGTCGGCTCCGAGGCCAACGGGCTGCGGCTCGCCGAGGTGCGGGTGAATGTCGGGGATGCAGTCAGGAAGGGCCAGGTGCTCGCGGTGTTCTCGGGCGATTCGGTGGATGCCGACGTGGCGCAGGCCAGGGCCTCGCTGGCCGAGGCGCGCGCGACCGCCGCCGACGCCGCCGGCACGGCAGCGCGTGCCCGCACGCTGCAGGCGACCGGCGCGATGAGCCAGCAGCAGATCAACCAGTACACGACCGCCGAGCAGACCGCCAAGGCGCGCGTCGAAGCGGCCGAAGCGGTGCTGGCGGCGCAACAGGTGCGCGGCCGCAACACCAAGGTGGTGGCGCCGGATGACGGCGTGATCTCCTCGCGCACCGCGACGGTGGGCAGCGTGGTCTCGGCCGGCACCGAGCTGTTCCGCCTGATCCGCCAGGGCCGGCTCGAATGGCGCGCGGAGATCATGTCCGCCGACCTCGGGCGCATCACGGTGGGCACGCCCGCCGTGGTGGTGAGCGCGACCGGCGCGACGGTCGACGGCAAGGTGCGCAGCGTCGCGCCCACGGTGGACCCGCAGACGCGCGCGGCGCTGATCTACGTCGACATCCCCGACGTGCAGCAGAACACCGGCATCAAGGCCGGCATGTTCGCGCGTGGCGATTTCATGCTCGGCCGCAGCCACGCGGTCACGGTGCCGCTGGCCTCGGTGGTGCCGCGCGACGGCTTCAATCATCTGCTGCTGATGCAGCCCGACAGCCGCGTGTCGATGCTGCGCATCGAGACCGGCCGCCGCGTCGCCGACCGCGTCGAGATCACCACCCCGCTGCCGCCCGACGCGCGCGTGGTCGTGCAGGGCGCCGGCTTCCTCAACGATGGCGATCTGGTGCGGGTGGTGGACGCGCTGCCCGCCAATCCGGCGAATGGAGCCGCCAAGTGA
- a CDS encoding efflux RND transporter permease subunit, with protein sequence MNVSAWSIRNPIPAVMLFVLLTFAGLLSFNAMKVQNFPDIDLPTVTVSASLPGASPSQLENDVARKIENSIATVQGLKHIATKVQDGAVTLIVEFRLEKPVQEAVDDVRSAVQRVRADLPADLRDPVITKLDFAAQPVLAFTISSSRMDDQELSWFVDNDVTRRLLAISGVGAVNRVGGVARQVHVDLDPGKLQALGATAADISRQLRQQQIESAGGRTDVGGSEQPVRTLATVRSANEIADIQIPLSDGRRIRLDQVARISDTIAEPRAAAFLDGKPVVGFEVARSRGASEVEVGDAVQKVLQQLRAERPDIRLTEAFNFVEPVREEYQGSLHLLYEGAILAVVVVWLFLRDWRATFVSAVALPMSVIPAFVGMYLLGFSINVVTLLALSLVVGILVDDAIVEVENIVRHLRMGKTPYQAAMEAADEIGLAVIATTFTLIAVFLPTAFMSGVAGKFFKQFGWTASLAVFASLVVARMLTPMMAAYILKPLLDDHREPRWLATYMRMAGWCLRHRLATMVLATLFFFGSVAMIPLLKTGFIPPDDNSQTQVYISLAPGATLAQTTAMAEETRRRVMAIEHVRSVYTTVGGGSAGGDPFANFGTPETRKATLTTQLEPRGDRPRKQVIEKNIRAALETLPGVRSTVGLGGSGEKYILALSGDDPNALTAAARAVERDLRTIPGLGNITSTASLIRPEIAVRPDFARAADLGVTSSAIADTLRVATLGDYDQNLPKLNLAQRQVPIVVKLEDSARQDLSLLERLAVPGARGPVMLGQVARLSIEGGPAVIDRYDRSRNVNFEIELSGVGLGDAKDAAMKLPSIRSLPPGVRVAEVGDAEVMTELFNSFGLAMLTGVLCIYIVLVLLFKDFLHPVTILCALPLALGGAFVGLLIGQKALSMPSLIGLIMLMGIATKNSILLVEYAIVARRDHGMSRWDALRDACHKRARPIIMTTLAMGAGMTPIAFGWSAADSSFRAPMAMAVIGGLITSTVLSLLVVPAVFTYVDDVQQWIRRTVKRIRGAVHVGHGHEAGDRLAPSSNDRGTP encoded by the coding sequence GTGAACGTCTCGGCCTGGTCCATCCGCAACCCGATCCCGGCGGTGATGCTGTTCGTGCTGCTCACCTTTGCGGGGCTGCTGTCCTTCAACGCGATGAAGGTGCAGAACTTCCCCGACATCGACCTGCCGACGGTCACCGTGTCGGCGTCGCTGCCGGGGGCGTCGCCGTCGCAGCTCGAGAACGACGTCGCGCGCAAGATCGAGAACTCGATCGCCACCGTGCAGGGCCTCAAGCACATCGCGACCAAGGTGCAGGACGGCGCGGTGACGCTGATCGTCGAGTTCCGCCTCGAAAAGCCGGTGCAGGAAGCGGTCGACGACGTCCGCTCGGCGGTGCAGCGGGTGCGCGCGGACCTGCCGGCGGACCTGCGCGATCCGGTCATCACCAAGCTCGACTTCGCGGCGCAGCCGGTGCTGGCGTTCACGATCTCGTCGTCGCGCATGGACGACCAGGAGCTCTCGTGGTTCGTCGACAACGACGTGACGCGCCGCCTGCTCGCGATCAGCGGCGTGGGCGCGGTGAATCGCGTGGGCGGGGTTGCGCGCCAGGTGCACGTCGATCTCGATCCGGGCAAGCTGCAGGCACTCGGCGCGACCGCGGCCGACATCTCGCGCCAGCTGCGGCAGCAGCAGATCGAGAGCGCCGGCGGCCGCACCGACGTGGGCGGCAGCGAGCAGCCGGTGCGCACGCTCGCCACGGTGCGTTCGGCAAACGAGATTGCCGACATCCAGATCCCGCTGTCGGACGGCCGGCGCATCCGGCTCGACCAGGTGGCGCGCATCAGCGACACCATCGCAGAGCCGCGTGCCGCCGCCTTCCTCGACGGCAAGCCGGTGGTCGGCTTCGAGGTCGCGCGCAGCCGCGGCGCGAGCGAGGTCGAGGTGGGCGATGCGGTGCAGAAGGTGCTGCAGCAGTTGCGCGCCGAGCGTCCCGACATCCGCCTGACCGAGGCCTTCAACTTCGTCGAGCCGGTGCGCGAGGAATACCAGGGATCGCTGCACCTGCTGTACGAAGGCGCCATCCTCGCGGTGGTGGTGGTGTGGCTGTTTCTGCGCGACTGGCGCGCCACCTTCGTGTCGGCGGTCGCGCTGCCGATGTCGGTGATCCCGGCTTTCGTGGGCATGTACCTGCTGGGCTTCTCGATCAACGTGGTGACGCTGCTCGCGCTGTCGCTGGTGGTCGGCATCCTGGTGGACGACGCGATCGTCGAGGTCGAGAACATCGTGCGCCACCTGCGCATGGGCAAGACGCCGTACCAGGCCGCGATGGAGGCGGCCGACGAGATCGGCCTCGCGGTGATCGCGACCACCTTCACCTTGATCGCGGTGTTCCTGCCGACCGCCTTCATGAGCGGCGTGGCCGGCAAGTTCTTCAAGCAGTTCGGCTGGACCGCCTCGCTCGCGGTGTTCGCCTCGCTGGTGGTGGCGCGGATGCTCACGCCGATGATGGCGGCCTACATCCTCAAGCCGCTCCTGGACGACCACAGGGAGCCGCGCTGGCTCGCGACCTACATGCGCATGGCCGGTTGGTGCCTCAGGCACCGCCTCGCGACCATGGTCCTGGCCACCCTCTTCTTCTTCGGCTCGGTGGCGATGATCCCGCTGCTCAAGACCGGCTTCATCCCGCCGGACGACAACTCGCAGACGCAGGTGTACATCTCGCTCGCTCCCGGTGCGACGCTCGCGCAGACCACCGCGATGGCGGAGGAAACGCGACGGCGCGTGATGGCGATCGAGCACGTGCGCAGCGTCTACACCACCGTCGGGGGCGGCAGCGCAGGCGGCGATCCGTTCGCGAACTTCGGCACGCCCGAGACGCGCAAGGCCACGCTCACGACCCAGCTCGAACCGCGTGGCGACCGGCCGCGCAAGCAGGTGATCGAGAAGAACATCCGCGCCGCGCTCGAGACCCTGCCCGGCGTGCGCAGCACGGTGGGCCTCGGCGGCTCGGGCGAGAAATACATCCTCGCGCTCTCCGGCGACGACCCCAATGCGCTGACCGCCGCCGCGCGCGCGGTGGAGCGCGACCTGCGCACCATCCCGGGCCTTGGCAACATCACCTCGACCGCGAGCCTGATCCGCCCCGAGATCGCGGTGCGGCCCGACTTCGCGCGCGCGGCCGATCTCGGCGTGACCAGCTCGGCCATCGCCGACACGCTGCGCGTCGCCACGCTGGGCGACTACGACCAGAACCTGCCCAAGCTCAACCTCGCGCAGCGGCAGGTGCCGATCGTGGTCAAGCTCGAGGACTCGGCGCGACAGGATCTCTCGCTGCTCGAGCGCCTCGCGGTGCCCGGCGCGCGCGGGCCGGTGATGCTGGGCCAGGTCGCCAGGCTGTCGATCGAGGGCGGCCCGGCGGTGATCGACCGCTACGACCGCTCGCGCAATGTCAACTTCGAGATCGAGCTCTCCGGCGTCGGCCTCGGCGACGCGAAGGATGCAGCGATGAAGCTGCCCTCGATCCGCAGCCTGCCGCCCGGCGTGCGGGTCGCCGAGGTGGGCGATGCGGAAGTCATGACCGAGCTGTTCAACAGCTTCGGCCTCGCGATGCTGACCGGCGTGCTGTGCATCTACATCGTGCTGGTGCTGCTGTTCAAGGACTTCCTGCATCCGGTCACGATCCTCTGCGCGCTGCCGCTCGCGCTCGGCGGCGCCTTCGTCGGGCTCCTGATCGGGCAGAAGGCGCTCTCGATGCCCTCGCTGATCGGGCTCATCATGCTGATGGGCATCGCGACGAAGAACTCCATCCTGCTGGTCGAATACGCGATCGTCGCGCGCCGCGACCATGGCATGAGCCGCTGGGACGCGCTGCGCGATGCCTGCCACAAGCGGGCGCGGCCGATCATCATGACCACGCTCGCGATGGGCGCGGGCATGACGCCGATCGCCTTCGGCTGGAGCGCGGCGGATTCGAGCTTCCGCGCGCCGATGGCCATGGCGGTGATCGGCGGACTCATCACCTCCACCGTGCTGAGCCTGCTGGTGGTGCCGGCGGTGTTCACCTATGTCGACGACGTCCAGCAATGGATCCGCCGGACGGTCAAGCGCATTCGTGGTGCGGTGCACGTCGGCCACGGCCATGAAGCTGGCGATAGACTCGCGCCATCGTCGAACGACAGGGGTACACCGTGA
- a CDS encoding substrate-binding domain-containing protein — protein sequence MQRRHLVALAGIAAAAATTLSAPAWAQSNEIRIAHIYSKTGPLEAYGKQTQTGLMMGLDYATGGTMEINGKKIVVIEKDDQGKPDLGKSLLAAAYADDKAAIAVGPTSSSVALAMLPVAEEYKKILLVEPAVADSITGDKWNKYIFRTGRNSSQDAISNAVAMDASDISVATLAQDYAFGRDGVKAFKDALKKTKIVHEEYLPPATTDFTAGIQRMVDALKDKPGRKVIAVVWAGATTPFNALADADLKKRYNIDVGTGGNILPAMTAYKRFPGMEGATYYYFGIPKNPVNEAMVAAHYKEFKAPPDFFTAGGFSAAMALVTALKKTGGDTSTNKLIGAMEGMSFDTPKGKMTFRKEDHQAMQSMYHFKIKADPAFAWGVPELVHEIKPEEMDIPIRNKR from the coding sequence ATGCAACGTCGTCACCTCGTCGCGCTGGCTGGCATCGCCGCTGCGGCCGCCACCACCCTGAGCGCACCGGCCTGGGCGCAGTCCAACGAGATCCGCATCGCCCACATCTACAGCAAGACCGGGCCGCTCGAAGCCTACGGCAAGCAGACGCAGACCGGGCTGATGATGGGCCTGGACTACGCCACGGGCGGCACCATGGAGATCAACGGCAAGAAGATCGTCGTGATCGAGAAGGACGACCAGGGCAAGCCGGACCTCGGCAAGTCGCTGCTGGCGGCCGCCTATGCCGACGACAAGGCGGCAATCGCGGTCGGCCCCACGTCGTCCAGTGTCGCGCTCGCGATGCTGCCGGTGGCCGAGGAATACAAGAAGATCCTGCTGGTCGAGCCCGCGGTGGCCGATTCGATCACCGGCGACAAGTGGAACAAGTACATCTTCCGCACCGGCCGCAACTCCAGCCAGGATGCGATCAGCAATGCAGTGGCCATGGACGCCAGCGACATTTCGGTGGCCACGCTGGCGCAGGACTATGCCTTCGGTCGCGACGGCGTCAAAGCTTTCAAGGACGCGCTGAAGAAGACCAAGATCGTCCATGAGGAATACCTGCCGCCCGCCACCACCGATTTCACCGCGGGTATTCAGCGCATGGTCGATGCCCTGAAAGACAAGCCCGGCCGCAAGGTGATCGCCGTGGTGTGGGCCGGTGCCACCACGCCGTTCAATGCGCTGGCGGACGCCGACCTCAAGAAACGCTACAACATCGACGTGGGCACGGGCGGCAATATCCTGCCGGCCATGACGGCATACAAACGCTTCCCGGGCATGGAGGGCGCGACGTACTACTACTTCGGCATCCCGAAGAACCCGGTGAACGAGGCGATGGTCGCGGCGCACTACAAGGAATTCAAGGCGCCGCCGGACTTCTTCACGGCGGGCGGCTTCTCGGCCGCGATGGCGCTGGTCACCGCGCTCAAGAAGACGGGCGGCGACACCAGCACCAACAAGCTCATCGGGGCCATGGAAGGCATGAGCTTCGACACGCCCAAGGGCAAGATGACATTCCGCAAGGAAGACCACCAGGCGATGCAGAGCATGTACCACTTCAAGATCAAGGCAGACCCGGCGTTCGCGTGGGGCGTGCCTGAGCTGGTCCATGAGATCAAGCCGGAGGAAATGGACATCCCGATCCGGAACAAGCGCTAA
- a CDS encoding GIN domain-containing protein, producing MNKEEFLRKIRAALQGLTPAEIDEILADYGAHFDESTALGRSEEATAAALGDPAWLGQEHVADLRQEEHGLLSAAKRLLDPGRRSHGDNTVVERQIAWTPGSRMTIGLPVDVSWRPADHPRATLHGPAWLVEHVRLESEQFKGRFKWRLFHNNHLRLDLESPAIETWHVKSHGDLRLLHLSQAALNLELDGSGDIKAAGRVQELSAHLLGSGDIDLSLLEPERATVTLAGSGDVTLAPGEEADLSIEGSGDIVLLSHPARLRSHVWGSGKIRMPDGTGSPS from the coding sequence ATGAACAAGGAAGAATTCCTGCGCAAGATCCGCGCCGCCCTGCAGGGCCTCACACCCGCCGAAATCGACGAAATCCTCGCGGACTACGGCGCGCATTTCGACGAATCCACGGCCCTTGGCCGCTCCGAGGAAGCCACCGCGGCCGCGCTGGGAGATCCCGCCTGGCTGGGGCAGGAACACGTTGCCGATCTGCGCCAGGAAGAGCACGGGCTGCTGAGCGCTGCCAAGCGCCTGCTCGATCCCGGCCGTCGGTCGCACGGCGACAACACGGTCGTCGAGCGGCAGATCGCATGGACCCCGGGTTCGCGCATGACCATCGGGCTGCCCGTCGACGTGTCATGGCGGCCCGCCGATCACCCTCGCGCGACCCTGCACGGGCCCGCATGGCTGGTGGAGCATGTGCGACTCGAAAGCGAGCAGTTCAAAGGCCGCTTCAAGTGGCGGCTGTTCCACAACAACCACCTGCGCCTCGATCTCGAAAGCCCGGCGATCGAGACCTGGCACGTGAAAAGCCACGGCGACCTGCGCCTGCTCCATCTGTCTCAAGCGGCGTTGAACCTCGAGCTCGACGGCAGCGGCGACATCAAGGCCGCCGGGCGCGTGCAGGAGCTCAGCGCCCACCTGCTGGGCTCGGGCGACATCGACCTGAGCCTGCTCGAACCCGAGCGCGCGACCGTCACGCTCGCCGGCTCGGGCGACGTGACGCTGGCGCCCGGCGAGGAGGCCGACCTGTCGATCGAAGGCAGCGGCGATATCGTCTTGCTCAGCCATCCGGCGCGCCTCAGGAGCCATGTCTGGGGCAGCGGCAAGATCCGAATGCCCGATGGCACGGGCTCACCGAGCTAA
- a CDS encoding extracellular catalytic domain type 2 short-chain-length polyhydroxyalkanoate depolymerase, whose protein sequence is MKRNWMMMKMSLVAAFAALAGHAATAAVPLPALGANSAEVSVSGLSAGGFMAVQLHVAYSATFKRGAGVVAGGPYYCAEGSIVNATGRCMSHSSSIPVSSLVSTTNSWASSGTIDPVSNLANSKVYLYSGTSDNTVVQAVMNDLQTYYQSFVPTANTFYKNNIGSGHAMITDDYGSSCSTTASPYINNCGFDLAGDILQYLYGALNARNNGTLSGTFTEFNQTDFVSGHGMAATGWIYVPQSCNSSSCRVHVVLHGCKQNYSDIGDKYVRDTGYNRWADTNNIILIYPQTSTAATNSCFDWWGYDNANYAKKSGPQMAAIKAMVDRVTSGSTGGGGGSTLAAPTGVGTSGATSSSMVIGWNAVSGAASYNVYRGGSKVNASAVSATSYTDTGLAASTTYSWSVTAVDTSNVEGAMSSAATGTTLAASGGTTPVCYTASNYAHTTAGRATQSGGYTYANGSNQNMGLWNTFVTTTLKQTGTNYYVIGSC, encoded by the coding sequence ATGAAGCGCAACTGGATGATGATGAAGATGAGCCTGGTCGCGGCCTTCGCCGCGCTGGCGGGCCACGCGGCCACGGCTGCGGTGCCGCTGCCGGCGCTCGGGGCCAATTCCGCGGAGGTCAGCGTGTCCGGCCTGTCGGCGGGCGGGTTCATGGCGGTGCAGCTGCACGTCGCCTATTCGGCGACCTTCAAGCGCGGGGCGGGCGTCGTCGCTGGCGGGCCGTACTACTGTGCCGAAGGGTCGATCGTCAACGCGACGGGGCGCTGCATGTCGCACAGCAGCAGCATCCCGGTGTCGTCGCTGGTCAGCACCACCAACAGCTGGGCCTCGAGCGGCACCATCGATCCGGTGTCGAACCTCGCGAACTCGAAGGTGTATCTCTACTCCGGCACCTCGGACAACACGGTGGTGCAGGCGGTGATGAACGACCTGCAAACCTACTACCAGAGCTTCGTTCCGACGGCCAACACTTTCTACAAGAACAACATCGGTTCCGGCCACGCCATGATCACGGATGACTACGGCAGCAGCTGCAGCACCACGGCCTCGCCCTACATCAACAACTGCGGCTTCGACCTGGCGGGCGACATCCTCCAGTACCTCTACGGCGCGCTGAACGCGCGCAACAACGGCACGCTCTCGGGCACCTTCACCGAGTTCAACCAGACCGATTTCGTGAGCGGCCACGGCATGGCCGCAACCGGCTGGATCTACGTGCCGCAAAGCTGCAACAGCAGCTCGTGCCGCGTGCACGTGGTGCTGCACGGCTGCAAGCAGAACTACTCCGACATCGGCGACAAGTACGTGCGCGACACGGGCTACAACCGCTGGGCCGATACCAACAACATCATCCTGATCTACCCGCAGACCAGCACGGCAGCGACCAACAGCTGCTTCGACTGGTGGGGCTACGACAACGCGAACTACGCGAAGAAGTCGGGCCCGCAGATGGCGGCGATCAAGGCCATGGTCGATCGCGTGACCAGCGGCTCGACCGGCGGCGGTGGCGGATCGACGCTGGCCGCACCGACCGGCGTCGGCACGTCCGGCGCGACCAGCAGCAGCATGGTGATCGGATGGAACGCCGTCTCGGGCGCCGCGAGCTACAACGTCTACCGCGGCGGCAGCAAGGTCAATGCGTCGGCGGTGTCGGCCACCAGCTACACCGACACCGGGCTCGCCGCATCGACCACCTACAGCTGGAGCGTGACCGCGGTCGATACGAGCAACGTCGAAGGCGCGATGTCCTCGGCCGCGACAGGCACCACGCTCGCGGCCAGCGGCGGCACCACGCCGGTCTGCTACACCGCGAGCAACTACGCGCACACCACTGCGGGGCGCGCCACGCAGAGCGGCGGCTACACCTACGCCAACGGTTCCAACCAGAACATGGGCCTGTGGAACACCTTCGTCACCACGACCCTGAAGCAGACCGGGACCAACTACTACGTGATTGGCAGCTGCTGA
- a CDS encoding efflux transporter outer membrane subunit, whose amino-acid sequence MRTTRLPTLSLVVSLLLLSACAVPRPPEKADAPMPPTWSNPLPASTAPLPHGGSLPTLGQWWEQLHDPLLVDLIFAAESVSPTVASAGARIAEARATRVAAGAALIPNLNGQLAASRGNSPTSGFTGTSTSGTTGLSTSLPILTTGQAGLQSSWEIDLFGGLRANRDASQARLAGADARWHDARVSVAAETANTYLDERACRRQLVVSTSDAQSRAETARLTDLSMRAGFTAPADAALARASAAEASGRLTQQRAQCALLEQALVSLTGIEAPVLRARLEAAPIDVALPAVQAVHSVPAEALAQRPDVYAAELGVAAASADAGAALAQRFPRLTLQGSIATVQVRTGGFRETFDTWTIGPLALNLPIFDGGTLAANEAAAKVRYDEAVALYRASVRQAVREVEEALINLRSTDERAEDADTAVNNYQASFDATQARFGTGLASLFDLESARRTLFASQTSRVSLQRERAEAWVALYRAMGGGWTRPESIATTAPAAAPSSP is encoded by the coding sequence ATGAGGACCACCCGGCTTCCGACGCTTTCGCTCGTCGTCTCACTGCTGCTGCTTTCGGCCTGCGCCGTCCCGCGTCCGCCCGAGAAGGCCGACGCCCCGATGCCGCCGACATGGAGCAATCCGCTCCCCGCCTCCACCGCCCCGCTGCCCCACGGCGGCTCGCTGCCGACGCTCGGCCAGTGGTGGGAGCAGTTGCATGATCCGCTGCTGGTCGACCTCATCTTCGCCGCCGAGTCCGTGAGCCCGACGGTCGCGAGCGCCGGCGCGCGCATCGCCGAAGCGCGGGCCACGCGCGTGGCGGCCGGGGCGGCACTGATCCCCAATCTCAACGGGCAATTGGCGGCCAGCCGCGGCAATTCGCCGACCTCCGGCTTCACCGGCACCTCGACCTCCGGCACCACTGGCTTGAGCACCAGCCTGCCGATCCTCACGACCGGTCAAGCGGGTCTGCAGTCGAGCTGGGAGATCGACCTGTTCGGCGGCCTGCGCGCGAACCGCGACGCGAGCCAGGCGCGGCTCGCCGGCGCGGACGCCAGGTGGCATGACGCGCGGGTGTCGGTCGCGGCCGAGACCGCGAACACCTACCTCGACGAGCGAGCCTGCCGCCGGCAACTCGTGGTCTCGACCTCCGATGCGCAATCGCGCGCCGAAACGGCGCGGCTCACCGACCTGTCGATGCGCGCCGGCTTCACCGCGCCGGCCGACGCGGCGCTCGCGCGTGCCAGCGCCGCCGAGGCGTCGGGGCGGCTCACGCAGCAGCGTGCGCAGTGCGCGCTGCTCGAACAGGCGCTGGTGTCCCTGACGGGCATCGAGGCGCCGGTGCTCCGCGCCAGGCTGGAGGCCGCACCGATCGACGTCGCGCTGCCGGCCGTGCAGGCGGTGCACAGCGTGCCGGCCGAGGCACTCGCGCAGCGGCCCGATGTGTACGCGGCCGAACTCGGCGTGGCGGCGGCGAGCGCCGACGCCGGCGCGGCGCTCGCGCAGCGCTTTCCGCGGCTGACGCTGCAGGGCTCGATCGCCACGGTGCAGGTGCGCACCGGCGGCTTCCGCGAGACCTTCGACACCTGGACCATCGGACCGCTCGCGCTCAACCTGCCGATCTTCGACGGCGGCACGCTGGCGGCCAACGAGGCCGCGGCCAAGGTGCGCTACGACGAAGCGGTCGCGCTCTACCGCGCGAGCGTGCGGCAGGCGGTGCGCGAGGTCGAGGAAGCGCTGATCAATCTGCGCAGCACCGACGAGCGCGCCGAAGACGCCGACACCGCCGTGAACAACTACCAGGCCTCCTTCGATGCCACGCAGGCGCGTTTCGGCACCGGCCTCGCGAGCCTGTTCGACCTGGAGAGTGCGCGGCGCACGCTGTTCGCCTCGCAGACCTCGCGCGTGTCGCTGCAGCGCGAGCGCGCCGAGGCCTGGGTCGCGCTCTATCGCGCCATGGGCGGCGGCTGGACGCGGCCCGAATCGATCGCCACGACGGCCCCGGCGGCCGCGCCGTCCTCACCATGA